The genomic interval CGACGTATCGATGTCGGCGAATGCACGACGGTCGGCCGTTACGAGCGGGCAGTCAAGCTCCTCGGCGAGCTGAAGGAAGAGCGCGTCGTAGACCGAGATATCGTGTCGGTACGAGAGGTTCAGCGCGGCCGACAGGCGCTTGGTCGTAGCGGGCACGAGTTCGACATGCAGCACGTCCAGTTCTTCGAGAAGTTCCACAACGGTCTCTTGGCCGAGACGTGTGTACCGCAGGGAGTTCGTGAGCTCGACGTGCATGTGAGCGGGCGCGGCAATCACGACGGTCCCGTCTCGGTGCGCGGTGAGCAGTTCGAGCGCGGTGTCGACGTTGCTCTCGCCGAACGGGTGGACCCACTTGAAGGCGACGGAACTGTCCACGACGACGGGATTCATCGCGTCCATCCCTCAGGAATCCCGCGCTCCCGGTCCCGGCGCAGCTGGTCCATCATGCCCTGGATGTCCGTCTCGGTGAGCTTTGCTCCGATACGTCGCATCCCCGCGATAGCGCGATCGATGTCTCGACGACGCATCTCCTCGGCGGAGAGGTTCTTCACGTCGGCGACGTACCGCGCGCTGGCTTCGGCGATGAAGCCGCTGCGAGTCAGTCCGAGCTCTTCGGCGGTCTCGTCGATCTCGGCTACCAGATGCTCCGGCAGCGAGACGTTCACCTTGTATGCGGCCATGCAGATCACCTCGGTCTATGGATACACCACGCGGATACACCAGCAGTGTATCTACCCGCTCTGACACGCGTCAATCCGAAGGAGACACAAATGGTCCGGCCCGACACCTTCCGCGAAGTCCGCAAGCATCTGGCGGATCTGACCGACGAGCAGCTCGAAGCCCGTTTCTGGGAGCTCTCGGACGAGACCGTGCGCCCGCTCGTCGAGCTCGCGCGCACGCACACGTCGCCCTCGATCGAGCGCAGCGTGCTCATGCGGATGGGCGTGGACTCGGTGACCTGCAAGGCGGTCGTCGCGGAGTGCGAGACGCGCGGTCTCCTTGGCCATGGTGCGGGGCACGTCGTGCTGGTGGCGATGCGCGCATGGGACTGCGATGCGCCTGCTGCGGCTGCGAAGCTTGCCGCCGGCGAGGGCTGGGAGCTGGCCGAGGAGAAGTGGGGGGCTGGCCGATGAGCGACGCGACTCGCGATCACGCCGCCCGACCCGCCGATGCGCCCCTGTCGCCGAACGCGAAGCTCGACATCGGCGCGCTGCTCGACGGTCTCGATCGCTATCGGCCGCGTCGCCGTGGCTGGACATGGCGCACGCAAGTGCCCGGCCAGCGACTCTACGAGTTCACCTACCACGAGACCGCCGAGTCGCTCGAGCGCAGTGTGCCGCTGCCTGCGGCGCACTACTTCGACGACATCGATCCGCAGCCCGACTGCGTGGTCACGACCGAGATCGCCTCGGGCCGCCCCGAGGACGACATCCGCCGCATGCGCATGGCGGCCTGGCACGGCGCCGACCACATGATGGTCATCCGCACCGCCGGGCAGTCGCACATCGACGGGCTGCTCGAGGGCACTCCCGAGGGTGTGGGCGGCATCGCGGTCACGCGCAAGCAGGTGCGCCTCACGCGCCGCGCGCTCGACCTCATCGAGGACGAGGTCGGCCGCCCGATCAATTTCCATAGCTACGTGAGCGGCGTCGCCGGTCCCGAGATCGCGGTCATGTTCGCCGAGGAAGGCGTGGCGGGCGCCCACCAGGACCCGCAGTACAACGTGCTGTACCGCAATATCAACATGTACCGGAGCTTCGTCGATGCCGCCGAGGCCAAGCACGTGATGGCGGCTGCGGGCATCCTGCAGATCGACGGCGCCCACAACGCGAATGCGACCGCCATCAAGGCGTGGAAGGTCATGCCCGAGCTGCTCGTCCAGCATGCGATCAACTGCGCCTACTCGCGGGCGGTCGGGATGGCGGCCGAGTCGATCGCGCTCTCGACCGTGCCGCCGGACGCGGCGCCCGCGCCGTGCATGCGCATGGACCTGCCGTACGCGATCGCGCTGCGCGACCTCTTTGGCGAGTACAAGATGCGGGCGCAGCAGAACACGCGCTACATGGAGTCTGACGGGCGCGAGGCGACCGTCGCGCACGTCATGAACATCCTGATCTCGCGATTGACCAGCGCCGATATCCAGTCCACGATCACGCCTGACGAGGGGCGCAACGTACCCTGGCACTACAACAACGTTGCGGCGGTCGACACCGCCAAACAGTCGCTCGTGGGGATGGACGGCTTGCGCGAGATGGTGCACGTGGACCGCGAGAACCCCGAGCTTGCCACGCGCGTACGCGAGCTCAAGGAGCGCGCGGTGCTCTTCCTCGAGGCGATGCTCGCCGACGGCGGGTACTTCGCCGGTGTCGAGGAGGCGTACTTCGTCGATTCCGGCGAGTACCCCGAAACCAACGACGACGGCATCGCCCGCTGCTCGGACGGCGGCGTCGCGGCGGGCACGATCGTCCCGCGTGCGGATGACTACCTAGCGCCCGTGTGCCATCACTTCGGCGAGAACCACCTGCCCGAGGGGTACGGAGATGGCGGTGCGTCGCCCTGCGACCTCATCGGCGGATGCACGCTGTGTGACGACAGCAAGGTTCCGTTCATAGATGAGTTGGACCCGACTGATAACGTCAGCGTGCGGCTCGGCGAGACAGCGGAGCTGCGCGAGAAAGGGCTCATCAAGCCCGAGGTGGAGTGGGCGGGCGACGGCATCGTGGTCGTCACGATGTTCCTGCCTGCCGAGGAGCGCGTCGCCGAGGCTGCGGCGCTCGAGCTCGGCCAAGCCATGAACCTTGCCGAGTGCGAGGTCATACATAGGCGCGTCATGCATCCTGCCGAGGGGACGCTCGTCGAGCTGCGCGGGCGGCTTGACGTCGCCATCGATCCGGCGACCCTGGTGATTCCGGAGCCGCCGGAGGTGCTGACGGACGAGGAGATCCGCGAGTTCGTGGCGGAGCGGAATCTGCGAGTGGTAGCCGCGACGGTCGGCGACGACGAGCACTCGGTCGGGATGCGGGAGATCCTTGACATAAAGCACGGCGGGCTCGAGAAGTGGAGTTTCGGCGTGACCTATCTGGGCACGTCGGTGCCGATCGAGAAGCTGCTGGATGCCGCCACCGAGCACGCCGCGAGCGCGGTGCTGATCTCGACGATCATCACGCACAACGACATGCACCGCGACAACATGCAGAAGCTCGCCGACCTTGCGGTAGAGAAGGGCGTGCGCGACCGGTTGCTGCTCATCTCGGGCGGCACGCAGGTCACCAACAAGCTCGCGAAGAGCTGGGGAATGGACGCAGGGTTCGGACGCGGCACGAAGGGCATCGATGTCGCGAGTTTCATCGTGCGCACGCTACGCGACCGAGGCATGTAGAAGCAAAACTAGCCATATGGGCAGCTTTACTTTTGATATGGCGAGTTCTACTTTGGATACATGAGGGCAACGTACACAGCCGAGGACGTCCTTGGCACGCGCAGCAAGGTTCGCGTGCTGCGCGTGCTGCATGGCGTGAGAGTCCCGCTGAACGCATCGCAGATCGGATACCGGACCAAGCTCTCGCAGCCGGCGGTTTCTGCCGCGCTCGAAGCTCTGGCGGACATGGGTCTTGTCGAGAGTGCATCAGCAGGACGCGCGCGGGTGCACTGGCTGGTGAGAGAGAACGTGTATGTCCGGGAGATGGTCGACCCGGTGTTCCAGACCGAGGCAGCGGTGCCAGAGATGCTCGAAACGGACGTCAAGACCGCGTTCGGCCGGGAGACGGTCTCAATCGTTCTCTTTGGAAGCTATGCCAGGGGCGACCAGGATGCGGAGAGCGACATCGACCTGGTGATGGTCGTGGCGGACGAGGCGTTGCGGGCGAGGTTGGACAACTTCCTCTCGGAGAGGCTGGGTGAGCTTGGTAGTCGCTGGGGAGCCCGGCTATCGGCAATCGTGTACTCGGCAGCCGAAGCTGCGGGTCTGCACAGCGGTTCCTCGGCGTTCTACGAGTCCTTGGCAAACGAGGGCGTGGTCGTGAGCGGCATGCGGCCGGGCGATTGGCGGAGACATGGCCAAGAAGAGGGTGACGCGTCCGGCTCCGGCGTCTGATGCGCGCAACGCGATCCAGAAGGCGGTCGAGTTTCAGGCGGCAGCCTCTGCGGCGCTGGACGCGGAGCAGTGGAACGCCGCGGGGCTGGGCGCCATTCACGCCGGGATCGCCGCTGCGGATGCGGCTTCGATCGCCGCAGCGGGAGTCCGCAACGCGTCAAAGGATCACTCGGGCGCTGTCGAGGTGCTCGACGACGAAGTGGTGGAGTTCGGCACCTCGCAACGCCGACAACTGGCCGGGCTGCTCAAGATGAAGTACGCAGTCGCCTACGATCAGCGTTTGCTTGGCAGAGTCGAGGCGCGCAAGCTCGTCGACCATGGCGAGCGGTTCGTCGCATGGGCGCGACAGGTGGTGGAACGTCATGTCCAATGAGCCCCGCGTCGTAGATGCGCTCGTCGCCGAGATCGGCTCGACAACCACTATCGTGTCGGCCTTCGACGGGCTCGCCGGTTGGCCAGACTCGCAGCCGCGGCTCCTTGGCCAGGGTGTTTCTGCGACCACTGTGCTCCAGGGCGACGTGCGTGTCGGCGTGGATGCCGCGCGCGCGGAGCTTGAGGCTGAAGTCGGCCCGCTCGCGCCGGAGGTAACGCTGGCGACCTCCTCGGCGGCGGGGGGTCTGCGCATGACCGTGCACGGGCTCACCGCCAAGATGACGGCGATGGCGGCGCGCGAGGCGGCGCTCGGGGCGGGCGGCGTCGTTGAGTACCAGACCGCGGGGCTGCTGCGAGACGTGGACCTTGAGCGCATCGACGAAGCCGCGCCCGGGCTGATCCTGCTCGCGGGCGGCGTCGAGGGCGGCGACACAGAGACGGTGCTCGCCAACGCCTGGCGTCTGACCGAACTCGAGTCACGCGCGATCGTCGTGTACGGCGGGAACTCGGCGGTAGCGAACGAGGCGCGCGAGCTTCTCGAGCGCGCGGGGTTCCGTGTGCGCGTCACGCCGAACGTCTACCCCGACGTGGACGAGCTCGACATCATCCCCGCGCGCGCCGTCATCCACGACGCGTTCGAAGAGCACATCACGCACGCTCCGGGCATGGAGCGCATCGGCGAGGTCGTGTCCGGACGCATCCTCCCGACGCCCGGTGCGGTGCTCATCGCCGCCGAGATCCTGGCCGCCGAGATCGGCGACCTTGTCGTCGTCGACGTCGGGGGTGCCACGACCGACGTCCACTCGGTAACGGACGGTTCTCCCGAGATCGCGGCGCTACAGACGGAGCCTCAGCCCCGGAGCAGGCGCACGGTAGAGGGCGACCTCGGCACCTTCGTGAGCGCCCGTCACGTTGCTGCGCTGCTTCCGGAGATCGAGCGGCCTGAGGTGTTGCCGCCGGCGCTTCCGAACACACTCGCGGAGATCGAGGCCGCGGTGGCGCTTGCCCAGGTGGCGGCCCGGGCAGCCGTCCATCGCCACGCGGGCGCGCTCGCGCACCTCTACACACCCAAGGGGCGCCAGACTGTGGCCCGCGGCCGCGACCTGACGGCCTGCCGGTTCGTGATCGGAACGGGGGGCGCACTTACGTGGCTCTCTGGCGGCGAGACGATCCTCGAAGCTGTCCGGGCGAACCCGTCGGGCGACGAGCGACTGCTGCCGCCGTCAGACGCCCGCGTCGCGCTGGACGCCGACTATATCTTCGCGGCATGCGGCGCTCTCTCGGCCCACTTCGCCGCGGGTGCCGTGGCAGCGCTCATGCGCGAGAGCTCGGGACTCTAGCAGGTGTTGTGGCCCCCACCGCCGCGCGCTACGCTCGCTGGTGGGGAAACGCGCAAGTGTAAGACGCAGTGATGCGGATGAAGGGGAGAGTCATGAGCGGACGATCGGCTTCTCGAGGATGGCTCGCGCTGGTGCTGGCGATCGTGCTCCTGCTCGCACTCACGCTCGCCGCGGGCTGCGCGAGGGGCGACTCCGGCGGGGTCGACGAGCCCGGTGGGGTCCCCACCGAGGAGCAGGGGCAGGAGCAGGGGCAGGCCGGGGACGCCATCGTCGGCTCGAACACCGACCAGATTCCGCCCGGACGTGAGATCGCCGAAGGCGGCGGCGGGCCGCTCAGTTACACCTTCCGCGAAGAGTGGCGCCGCGCACTGGCCGAGGCCGAGTCATGGACCGCGGGTGCGTACCTCATATCGGCGTCAGGCGACATGATCAACAACGAGGGCGTCCCGAGCTACTGGTCGATGAACTTCCTGAACCCCGACGCCAGCGCGGTGCTCATTGTGACCATCGACCCGTGGGGCGAGGTCACCGAGACGCGCGAGGTCACCGGTGATTCGCTGAAGTCCTTCGTCACCGAGTACACCAAGCCGATCCCCTACGACGTCATCGACAGCGATGAGGTCGTAGTGAAAGGAAGCCTCACCCTGGGCGCCGAGTACGACCTCGTCAAGACCAAGGACCCCCGCGTCGGCCTCAACTTCAGCGTGCTCGACGGCAGCGGTCCATACTGGCAGTACACGCTCTTCTACACGTCCTCGGCGGAGTACGTCAGCGCGCAGATGAACGCCCTCACCGGCGAAGCGAAGATCCTGGACAAGCCATGATGCCTGCGCGTGCGACCGTCACCGTCGACACGGCCAAGATCGCCGACAACACGCGGCGCGTCGTGGCGGCACTTGGGGACGTCGACGTCATCGGTGTCACGAAGGTCACCTGCGGCGCCCCCAAAGTCGCGCGTGCGATGCTTTCCGGCGGTGCCGTCGGCATCGCTGATTCGAGACTAGAGAACATCGCCGGAATGCGCGAGGCGGGAATCGATACCTCGTTCTGGCTCCTGCGCGCGCCTGTTCCCGCGCTGGCCGAGGAGACCGTCCGCCTGGCCGACGTGTCGCTCGAAAGCGAGATCGACACGCTCCTGGCGCTCGATGCCGCTGCTGCGCGGCTCGGTGTGCGGCATGCAGTGGTCGTGATGGTCGACCTCGGCGACCTGCGCGAAGGCATGATGTCTGGCGCGCTCCCGGGCTTCCTCGAGCGGGCGGCGACGTTTGCGAACATCGACATCACCGGCGTCGGCGCGAGCCTGACCTGCTACGGAGCTATCGTTCCGACCGCCGAGAACCTCGGCGAGCTTGTCTCGCTTGCCGAGGCCGCGGAGCGGCAACTCGGTCACCCGCTCCTTGTGAGCGGCGGCATGTCGAGTTCGCTCGACGCGCTCGTCGCGGGAGAGCCTCCGCCTCGCATCGACAACCTGCGCATCGGTGAGAGCATCATCCTTGGCGTGAGCACGGTGACGCGGGAGCCGATCCTCGGCCTACATACGGACGCGGTGCGGGTCGCCGTGCCGGTCATCGAGTGCATGCGGAAGCCGTCGGCGCCGTGGGGCGTGATCGCGCAGGACGCGTTCGGGGGCAACCCGGACTTCGAGGACCGCGGCGAGCGACTCCGCGCGATCTGCGCCCTCGGCCGGCAGGACGCGCCGCCCGACGGTCTGCAGCCGATCGATGCACGCGTGCAGGTGCTCGGCGCATCGAGCGACCACCTGATACTCGACGTGGACGACCTGGCCGAGCCGCCCGCGATCGGCGACACGATCGAGTTCGTGCCGACCTATGCGGCGACGCTGGCGCTCTTCACGTCGCCCTATGTCGAAAAGCGGTTTGTCTAGCCGGACGCGGCGCGCGCGCCCGGCCGACGGCTACCGGTCGAGCTGCACTTGTATCGCGCTCTTGATGGAGTTCGGCACGCTCGCCGTTCCGCCAAGGACGTAGTAGTCCTGGACCTTCATCCGGTTCGCATAGGTGTATGAAGCGGCCTCGGCACTGAGGCCCCGGCCGGACGTGACGAGCACGACGCCACCGAACCGCCCCACCATCGCTCCACCCGCGAGCGCGTCTGGGATCTTCGCTGCAGTGCCGATCGTCCCCGGACCCGCGAAGTAGGCGTGTGTCGCGTTCTCGGCGATGACCTTGGCGGTCTCGTAGCGGTTGGCACCATACCAGCGGTGGTCTGCCGGAACGCCGAGCGTCGTTCGGGTCGCCTCGGAGATTGTCGCCGGCCCTCCACCGATCCACCTGCGTAGCGGCACTTCCATATGAACCGGCACGTGCGCGGCGAGAACCGCGAGTTCGTTGGCGGTCGCGCTCGGCACAGAGTCTTTCGACACGAGCAGGATCGGCGCGCCGCGGTGACGGGAGATTGCCGAGAGCGCGAGCGCGTCGAAGAACTTCGCGGGGTCGGCGCCGTTGGCGAACAAGACATCCGGCCCGACCTCGGCGGGGCGAACGGTTCGCATGCGTCTCGAGATAGCCGCCGCCATGTCGTACCGGCCACCGGTGCTCAGCAATCGCTCCACATTCGGTTTGCCGACGATCGCGGCGAGATCGCCCATGCGCGCTGCGGGCACCGACGTCGTGCCGCCGACGACGATGATCTTCAGACTCGGCTCGTCGAGCTTCATCGCCTTGAGCGTGTTGGCAGTGTCCGCGGGCAGACGCTTCTGCGCCGTGAGCAGCAGTGGCGCGTCGTAGGTCCAGCACAGTCCGGCCGCAGCCAGCGGGTCCGCCGCGGCCGCGTCCTCTCCGGATGCGATGATCACGTACTTCGTGCCCTTCCAGGAGTTGCTCTGGACCCAGTGCGACTTCTTCGCCATCGCGGCGGCGGTGCCGTATCGGTCGGTGACGGTCGTGGGGATACGCTCGGCCACACAGCGGCGCTTGGCCGTGTAGATGTCGTTGCGACTGGCGCGGCCGTCGTTCCATGCGACGCGGCCGGCTTTGATGTCGGCGAACGTGTTCACCGACTGCCACAGTGAGCCTGGGGCGACCCACCGCTTCATGTCTGTCGCGAATTCGTAGGTCCGGACGCACCCGTTCGCGCCCCCGTCCGAGGCGATCCACGCGACTGTGCCGTCGCCGATGCGCGCACCGACGTCGCCGGTCGAGTTGGCCGTAATGAGGAATCCGAATCCTCGGTTGAAGTCGTAGCAGTAGATCTCGTCGTCGTACCAGACGCCGTGAAGGAAGCTGTGCTCCCGGCCGTACCAGACAGCGATGCCGTCGTCGATGTCCGGGTTGTAGAAGTGGCCGTAGTCTGCCTGAAGCTCGTCGAGAAACGAGATCTCCTGCTGGTCGCTGCCGTCGTACTCGCAGGCCCAGATCTCGTTGTCGGTCGTCGTCTGGTACACGACATGTCCGCCGTCGAGTGAGGGGAACCTCTCGCTCACGGACGCCGTGTTAGTGATGTTGTTCGCGGTCGGAACGAGGTCGGAGATATCGACCATGTACAGGTCCCAGATGCCGCCACCGGTATCTCCGGTGAACACGATGTGGTCGGAGTAGATGGCCGGGTCGTTCTGCTTCCACGGACCGCCGGCTACGACGTGGTCGGCGTGAGTGGCAACGTCATACCAGTGGATGTGTCGCTCTCCGGTTCCCACGTTCCAGTCCGTGTATGTGATCACGCCATCATGGATGTCAGGCTCGACTTGATCGTGGGTCTCGTTCCCCGGGATGTTGTACGCGATTCTTGTGACGCCGTTGTCCGCGGAGTCGTAGACGAGCAGGTCCCTGCCTGTCGACCCTCCGGAGTCTATCTCTCACACGACGTAGCGGCCATCGGTCCTCGCGTGCCTCTCCGCCTGATCCGGCACGTCCACGACACCGATCTGGCGCTTGGTGTAGCTCACCGCCGCGTACGCCGGCGTGGCTGTTGCGAGCAGCACTACACAGAAGATCACGCACGACAGCGCGACGAGGACTCGGCGACTCATGTGAATCTCCCTCCCGAAAGGTCGGCGCGCCCGCGCAACCGCGAACGCCCCCTATGCGAGTATATGCGCCTCCCGCCCCACGTGTCCCTTGTGGGTGCCTCGTGCGAGTGGGACGATTGCCCAAGGAAGGAGCCGCCCGGTGCTCGCCATCGCCATCCTCTCGCTGTTCGGGTCCGCTGCTATCGCGTACTTGATCGGCTACGCGTACGTCGCGCCGCGAGACGCATTCCTCCGCACGAAATGGGGCATCTGGCTGCTGATCGCGGGCGGCCTCTCTTTCATCTTCCTGCCGCCGCAGCTCACGGCAATGGACTCCCTCACGGGGTCGACGTCGGCGCAGCTCGGGTCGATGGCCAACATGTTCGCGTGGCCGTCGACCATCTCCAAAGGCGTCTACATCGGCCTCTGGATCGTCACGACACTCATCGGCCTCCTCGCCGGGTTGCGCATCTGGAAAGCTGGACAGCCCGATTGGCGGGCGTCCGGCGGCTCGAACGCATGGGATTCCTCGGCGGCGGGCCGTGTTCGGGCGCTGCTCCCGATGGCCGACTCGCTCGATGAGGCGCTCGACGTGATTGCGCGCCAGAACCCCGATGCCCGATCGCTCGAGCGCGTGGCCGAGGACCTTCGGCACATCGGCACCCGATTCGTCGCGGATCTTCCAGCAGGGACCGGGGCGGTCTACGGGATGGTCACGG from Actinomycetota bacterium carries:
- the oraE gene encoding D-ornithine 4,5-aminomutase subunit OraE; this encodes MSDATRDHAARPADAPLSPNAKLDIGALLDGLDRYRPRRRGWTWRTQVPGQRLYEFTYHETAESLERSVPLPAAHYFDDIDPQPDCVVTTEIASGRPEDDIRRMRMAAWHGADHMMVIRTAGQSHIDGLLEGTPEGVGGIAVTRKQVRLTRRALDLIEDEVGRPINFHSYVSGVAGPEIAVMFAEEGVAGAHQDPQYNVLYRNINMYRSFVDAAEAKHVMAAAGILQIDGAHNANATAIKAWKVMPELLVQHAINCAYSRAVGMAAESIALSTVPPDAAPAPCMRMDLPYAIALRDLFGEYKMRAQQNTRYMESDGREATVAHVMNILISRLTSADIQSTITPDEGRNVPWHYNNVAAVDTAKQSLVGMDGLREMVHVDRENPELATRVRELKERAVLFLEAMLADGGYFAGVEEAYFVDSGEYPETNDDGIARCSDGGVAAGTIVPRADDYLAPVCHHFGENHLPEGYGDGGASPCDLIGGCTLCDDSKVPFIDELDPTDNVSVRLGETAELREKGLIKPEVEWAGDGIVVVTMFLPAEERVAEAAALELGQAMNLAECEVIHRRVMHPAEGTLVELRGRLDVAIDPATLVIPEPPEVLTDEEIREFVAERNLRVVAATVGDDEHSVGMREILDIKHGGLEKWSFGVTYLGTSVPIEKLLDAATEHAASAVLISTIITHNDMHRDNMQKLADLAVEKGVRDRLLLISGGTQVTNKLAKSWGMDAGFGRGTKGIDVASFIVRTLRDRGM
- the oraS gene encoding D-ornithine 4,5-aminomutase subunit OraS encodes the protein MVRPDTFREVRKHLADLTDEQLEARFWELSDETVRPLVELARTHTSPSIERSVLMRMGVDSVTCKAVVAECETRGLLGHGAGHVVLVAMRAWDCDAPAAAAKLAAGEGWELAEEKWGAGR
- a CDS encoding type II toxin-antitoxin system VapC family toxin, whose translation is MNPVVVDSSVAFKWVHPFGESNVDTALELLTAHRDGTVVIAAPAHMHVELTNSLRYTRLGQETVVELLEELDVLHVELVPATTKRLSAALNLSYRHDISVYDALFLQLAEELDCPLVTADRRAFADIDTSVEIRLL
- a CDS encoding type II toxin-antitoxin system HicB family antitoxin produces the protein MAAYKVNVSLPEHLVAEIDETAEELGLTRSGFIAEASARYVADVKNLSAEEMRRRDIDRAIAGMRRIGAKLTETDIQGMMDQLRRDRERGIPEGWTR
- a CDS encoding nucleotidyltransferase domain-containing protein is translated as MRATYTAEDVLGTRSKVRVLRVLHGVRVPLNASQIGYRTKLSQPAVSAALEALADMGLVESASAGRARVHWLVRENVYVREMVDPVFQTEAAVPEMLETDVKTAFGRETVSIVLFGSYARGDQDAESDIDLVMVVADEALRARLDNFLSERLGELGSRWGARLSAIVYSAAEAAGLHSGSSAFYESLANEGVVVSGMRPGDWRRHGQEEGDASGSGV
- a CDS encoding alanine/ornithine racemase family PLP-dependent enzyme, whose amino-acid sequence is MMPARATVTVDTAKIADNTRRVVAALGDVDVIGVTKVTCGAPKVARAMLSGGAVGIADSRLENIAGMREAGIDTSFWLLRAPVPALAEETVRLADVSLESEIDTLLALDAAAARLGVRHAVVVMVDLGDLREGMMSGALPGFLERAATFANIDITGVGASLTCYGAIVPTAENLGELVSLAEAAERQLGHPLLVSGGMSSSLDALVAGEPPPRIDNLRIGESIILGVSTVTREPILGLHTDAVRVAVPVIECMRKPSAPWGVIAQDAFGGNPDFEDRGERLRAICALGRQDAPPDGLQPIDARVQVLGASSDHLILDVDDLAEPPAIGDTIEFVPTYAATLALFTSPYVEKRFV
- a CDS encoding cell wall-binding repeat-containing protein, which translates into the protein MITYTDWNVGTGERHIHWYDVATHADHVVAGGPWKQNDPAIYSDHIVFTGDTGGGIWDLYMVDISDLVPTANNITNTASVSERFPSLDGGHVVYQTTTDNEIWACEYDGSDQQEISFLDELQADYGHFYNPDIDDGIAVWYGREHSFLHGVWYDDEIYCYDFNRGFGFLITANSTGDVGARIGDGTVAWIASDGGANGCVRTYEFATDMKRWVAPGSLWQSVNTFADIKAGRVAWNDGRASRNDIYTAKRRCVAERIPTTVTDRYGTAAAMAKKSHWVQSNSWKGTKYVIIASGEDAAAADPLAAAGLCWTYDAPLLLTAQKRLPADTANTLKAMKLDEPSLKIIVVGGTTSVPAARMGDLAAIVGKPNVERLLSTGGRYDMAAAISRRMRTVRPAEVGPDVLFANGADPAKFFDALALSAISRHRGAPILLVSKDSVPSATANELAVLAAHVPVHMEVPLRRWIGGGPATISEATRTTLGVPADHRWYGANRYETAKVIAENATHAYFAGPGTIGTAAKIPDALAGGAMVGRFGGVVLVTSGRGLSAEAASYTYANRMKVQDYYVLGGTASVPNSIKSAIQVQLDR
- a CDS encoding glutamate mutase L, which codes for MSNEPRVVDALVAEIGSTTTIVSAFDGLAGWPDSQPRLLGQGVSATTVLQGDVRVGVDAARAELEAEVGPLAPEVTLATSSAAGGLRMTVHGLTAKMTAMAAREAALGAGGVVEYQTAGLLRDVDLERIDEAAPGLILLAGGVEGGDTETVLANAWRLTELESRAIVVYGGNSAVANEARELLERAGFRVRVTPNVYPDVDELDIIPARAVIHDAFEEHITHAPGMERIGEVVSGRILPTPGAVLIAAEILAAEIGDLVVVDVGGATTDVHSVTDGSPEIAALQTEPQPRSRRTVEGDLGTFVSARHVAALLPEIERPEVLPPALPNTLAEIEAAVALAQVAARAAVHRHAGALAHLYTPKGRQTVARGRDLTACRFVIGTGGALTWLSGGETILEAVRANPSGDERLLPPSDARVALDADYIFAACGALSAHFAAGAVAALMRESSGL